The Meleagris gallopavo isolate NT-WF06-2002-E0010 breed Aviagen turkey brand Nicholas breeding stock chromosome 25, Turkey_5.1, whole genome shotgun sequence genomic interval AAAGGAGCCATTTGGAGCATCCTTTGGGAGGTTATTGGGATGCTGCAGCACCGCATTTACAGGGTCAAAACTTGGGTGTGCATTCAGTGCCTGGAATTCTGATTGCTATTTGTGGTATCCTATTGGAAACGCAGCGATGTTCGGGTGGCCACAGTGGGAATTCTTTGCACTACGAAGAAGGTTGGGCAGGAAGACCAAAATGATACCTTCTGGGTCAACGTGTTCGTATTCTGTGTAATGACTGGGCTTGGGCTGTTTCTCCCGAAGTCTGCTAGGATAATTAAGGCAATGGTGGGACGCTGCACACATTTGTCTAGGCTGCTAAATCAATCTCTCAAGCAAGCACTTTGTCTCCCTTGCAAATACCACTTCTTTTAATGCCTGATgggaaaatggttttgttttggatgTCTCAATTCAGTTGCACTTACaggaaaaacttcctttgctcGTTGTGTGGCTCCTCGGACTGTCTATGTAAAGCTTGGGACTTAATGAACTCTCTCATATATGAAAGAATGCATTAACTACAGGTCAGCAAAGTTTATTGTGCTGTTTTAGTACGGAGAGGTATTATTACTATGTTGCTTTTAAGGTCGCCTACTTAAAGGTAATTATTTAGTTTATCCAAAGCCATGCAGAATGCCAAAGCACAGCCTCTGCTTGTTTGTCTTAATGGTGCAGCACAGTCAGAGTTCACCCTTGGGATAGCTGACTGTGGAGGAATGAAGAGATCTCGTTAATGTTCTCTTTTCCACTTGTCATGGATTGCCATGTGGTTTCCCTGGACTTGTCATCCATTCAAAAttaattggaaaaagaaattttttttaacttccctTTAGGATTGGAATTCCACGGCGCTCTGTAACAAGGGTAGAAACCATGAGCCCGAATCTATTTTTACTCCTTGACACAATCCCACGTATTTTCCCACGATTTGTAATCGCTGTGGGAATTTATAGCAGGGTGGAGCCCCAAATTGTGTGAAAAGCCCTTTTCTCTTAGGATGTAAAGGCAAAGAACACAGCGGGACACAGCCTTGTTTGAGTGTCCTCAGGAGGGGAACTCCAGCATTAATGTGCAAACAGGGCTGGCCTGGCACAACCTCTGCAAGCTGTGCTCTACCTGGATGCATGTGTGCATGCAGAAAGCCCAAAATCTCAGCCCCTTTGGGAAGTCTCAGTGCCTTCAGATGTTGACCCAACATGACATGTCCACTGTCAGTCCTCAACATCCGCGGCAAGATCAACAAGTGAATCCAAATCATCAAACTTCCTTCCCACTAAGGGGTAATTGGTGGCATCCTGGCCTTTCAGGCACCAGACTGCTAAACGCCTCATAAAACATTCAAAAGACTTGCAGAGcccaaagaggaaaatgaggagAGAGGTATTTTTTCCGCCTGATGGACACGGTATGTCATTACTGTAGGCATATCCTGATTCTCTGCCTGGATTGCTCATCGCTGCTGTGCCTAAGAGTTGCTTGATATTCAAAGAATGCCCTAACCAAGTCAAGTTTTCGTAACATGACTACATTATGAAGTATTTCACTCTTTAATATTAGTGTGCACACACTTTCATCATGTATCGGACGGCAGTTTGCTCTCTGATACCGTGTGCCATGGGATGTCTACGTGTTGAATTATTTCAGGATAGTTATGCTAAGCAGCTCCATGGGGGGGGAAACCTGCACTCCAGCACAAAAGCACCTCGTTCTCCTTTATCGTAATCCATGTTTAAAATGGATTATGATGCAGAACAGGCCACTCCTATTTTGGAATAATTTTATATAGGAAtgacttctgtgctttcagctCACGCCCTGCATTATCCAAAATAGCTTTGAAGTGCAGACAAGTGTCTAATGTGGTTCTAGGATTTCCATTCTGTTCCCTGGCTTCTCCTTGTTCCTTTGGGAAGGTCCAGAGCAAAACCAGACCTGCGGAGCCTGTCatttaggtttttgtttttgtaagctTCATACCATGGGACATTTCCACTCTGATTCCCAATTTATGTGCATCCCCACGTAAGTTTTAGAAGGGAGTATTTAGGGTGCAGGCTTCTGACTCAGAGCCATCCCCGCAAACTACATGAGCACATAAAGTCTTCTTGCTGAAACAGGGGTCCCTCTGGAAGCCTGTGTCTCCTTCTGGGACCTATTGGCTTATTTCTGTTATCGCTGTCCTCTTCTGCAACTTCCAGAGGACACAGATAGAATTCTGAGAACATTCCAAGGCAATCTATGCTGAGACCCGtgcccagctgcctgctctcTAGCTGTGATAGCAGCAGATGCGTTGGAAAGGCTGCAAACGTTCTCAGCAACCCCTCTTTGGTTTTGTATGTGTCATTGCCACGTCTGCTTCCCTGGAACGCCATTCCCTGAGCTTTCTCTTGGTTGGCTGTGCTGATCAGATGGATATCAGCTGTGGAACTGGAGGGTGTTTGTCCTTTCCCAAACCTACACAACTGTTTCAAGGTTCAGCCACAGAGGCAGAAGGACCTTCGTTCACAAAGACGGTGGAGGtgctttcttcaaataaaaagagGTTTATTAAGGTAATGAGAATGACATTACGGTGTGGGTGTTGTACATCTATTGCAGCATTAAGAGAAACAACAGCAAGTACAAAATCCTGCAGAACTTCTATTGTTATCACAGCCTATCTCGTCCATGCTACGGTTTTGTGTATCCAAAACTTCATTCCCATTTCTAATGGCAGAAAGACCAGAAACGTCCatctttcaaaaaggaaaaNNNNNNNNNNNNNNNNNNNNNNNNNNNNNNNNNNNNNNNNNNNNNNNNNNNNNNNNNNNNNNNNNNNNNNNNNNNNNNNNNNNNNNNNNNNNNNNNNNNNTCCCGGCGCTGGCGGAGGCggtgcagcagctgcaggagaaggaGCGCTTCAAGGAGCGGGAGAAGGAGAAGCACCACGTGCAGCTGGTGATGTACCGCCGCCTGGCCTTGCTGCGTTGGATCCACGGCCTGCAGCAgaaggtgctggagcagcaggacCGCCTCCAGGAGAGCTTCGACACCATCCTGGACAACCGCAAGGAGCTGATCCGCTGCATGCAGCACGGAGCCCCGTGCCCCgctgctgcccccagcccctGAGCTGTGCTCCTTCCCGTCAGCTCGGAGTCCCGTCCCCCCAGCTCTTCACCCCCGTCGGGGCTGAGCCCCGGCTATGATGGTGATGTTGGTGCACGGGGTCTgtggcagccccagccccacgaGGTGCTCACCCTGCAGAGCCCATCCCATTAACCACAGAGCTTTAatgccttcctcctcccccccccccctccctcctcccccttgCTGCTCCCACACCCGATGTACCCATCGCCCTGCAGTGACCTGCAGCTCCCAACGCTGTCCTGCTGTGCATTGTGGCACGGTGCCCTGGGTTGTCCCCAGCACTGGGCCCAGCTGTGGCACAGCCCATGAGACACAGCAGCAGATAGGAGCTGCACTCATGCACTAAGTCCAGTGAGAGAGAATCACTCTGAAAAGTGACCTCAGAATGCTCAGAAATACGCATAAAACGCCATCAGCCCCAAACCCAGCACGCTTATTTCACAGTTCAGTGTTAGAGGAGAGTTGATTTagatttatttctattttttattgaCCAGGTCGTATAGATGCACGTCTGCATGCTGGGGGAGCTGCATTAGCACCATGCATGGCCGCAGAGCTGCTTGCAAAGCTGTGCTTGTTGCATCATTTTGTTGTCTTAAAGCAaagagattgttttctttttttcctaatgtctgtTTTATCCAGTGGGGACCGCGTGGGAAGTACGAAGGACGGCCCTTCTTAAATAGAGATTAAAAAGAAGACGCCGTGTttgtgtgctgtgctttctgcagtgctgctgtgatcactgaagctgctgctgtgatggAGCAGTGGGCAGTGGGCTGTGCCCCATCCCCCCAGGAAGCCACACAGCGGTTCCCTTCCTGCCAAGGGCAGTGATGGAGCCTGGAGGTGCTGccctgagagcagcagagcaccACTGGGTTATTCCTCTATTCCCTATGCCCTCCTGCACCCATCGTGGGCTGCAGCCCCCATCGCCCAGCTCCATGCTGCGTGTTGATGGGATGGAGATAGGAGCACCTGAGCGCTGACCCCGGGGTGACCGTGCCTCGGGCCTCGCAGAGATcaagcagaaatgagaaaaagccCTTTGAACCTTCCTTCACCCTTCTCCcccttcctgcagagctgtgggaactcaaggagcagagccccttccacagcacagggctggggagcagcagggaagggcacagcagggctggtggaGGCCTTTCCATCCTTCCAGACGTGGCAGAGCAGCACAAGGAGCAGTGGAAGCCCCTCGCTGTGCCTGGGGGTGCATCGATGTCCCTGCAGGGGGTGGGATGGATGCAGCCCCTTCCCCCGCCCAGCGCCTCTGTTTGTCTTGGTCGGACGCATGACACAAATCTTTACATCCAAGGTAAATATTGTGAAAATCCTGATTATTTGCTcaagaaatggaagaataaCTGCGGGCGCGGATCAAAGCGGTGGAtgtgctctgctggcacagagGCTTCTCCCAGCCCGGTGCCCCGGCGCTGCTCTTGGAGCCCTCCCCATCCCGAGCTGCCCATCCCCAGCCCCGAGATTTGGGAAAACAAAGGCACAGAAACCCGCTGGCGTCAGTGAGGAGCCGTGTCCCAGCTCTGCATCCCATGGGACCGCAGCTCCGTGTGGGTCCGGTGCTGGGACGGGGATCTCGTGGTATTTCTGCATCCCCAGGGATTCCCATCCCTCCGTACATCACGGGTTGCAGACGGATGTGGGGGCTCTCTGTGGAGCTGCTCCGGGTTTGGAACCACTGAGGATGGAGTGATGCCAATGGGATGTGGGGCAGTGAAGGGCAGCTGGGCTCACGTACAGCCACGTCCCCAAAATGATCTGCAAAGCCCAGGATGTGTGAGCCCGGGTTGCCACGTGCAGCAGACGGGGCCCTTTGTTTTGAAGGGCTCCTCTGCTAGTTTAACTTATCGCCACATTAAATCCCTGTAGCTGGGGCTGACCTGATGGCACAAAGTGAGCTTTGGCAATAGTTGtctttttttacattaaaataacagCACTGTGGAAACATTAAGTGTGCGGGGAGGAAGGTGTTTCACCTCATCATTTGAACCCTTCAGAACAAAGCAGCGGCGATTCTGAGAGCTCCACATGCAAGCAAATTTGGGAAGGATTGAGGTTTTCCCCTCCCTGCATTGCCCAACCAGCAGGATGCTGCAAAACCCCTCCATGCATCCTCCAAACCCCCACAGAGAGTTAAGGACGGGGAAgtcgtgctgctgctggctgggttCACACGATGGCTGCGGCTCCCACGTGCAGCACGCTGCAGAACACGTGcggtgcagcactgcagcaaagcagctgggGCCAACCCTGCCCTCCATGCCCCTCTGCAGGGGTGCAGTCCAACAGGACGGGCTCCCATCCCGGCCCATATCTGATGGGGACCCAGCCTGAGCTGCCTTCTTTAATGATTCCCTTTGAAATGTTGTTGCTTCCGCACATCCCCCTTCAGGGTAGAATATTAAGCAAGAGCAACTCGGCTGGAAATTCAGATTGTTTTCGtgtctgttttcatttacattttaatgatAGAGAAATCTTATAAATCAGGCTATTTGCAGCACGGCTCCTcgaaagaaaaggggggaaagaaATCAACTGCACCAACCCAACCTCTCCCCTCTGCAAAGTGTGTCGGGAGGTGGGGGGGTCACCAAAGGCTTCTGCATGACAGCACTTCTCCTGCCCCTTTTTCTCACCTCTTTTGTCCCTTTCCTTGCCCCGTTTCTGCAGACTGGGGCTTTGAGCAGGCAGAAATCCACTTTCAGGCACCGCAGAGTGCTggggtgctgggagctgtgcttgcTGTCCAGCTGGGGTGCAGGGAGGGGATGAGGAGGTGCCCACATTCCGGTGGCTCAGATGGGGAATGGAACCCGGCCCTCCCCAGGAAAACAGCTGGGAGTAAAGATCACTGGGAGAGAAGCAATAAACTCTCGGTTATTCTTCTGCCATTGAGGCCAATCAAGCTGCAAAGAGTGCCTCAAGGCCAGTTGTACATCATTATTTCATAGCGCGTTCCCTCTGTGATGCAGCGGCTGTCTTGCTGCAGGGAACACCTTCGTGGTTTTAAGCATCAGCACTGAAATATCCAGAGCCCTGAAAGCACGGGTCTGAGTCCCAGCAGCCTCCGTTCTGCACTTCATTCCTCGGAGGGGAAAATAACCCCATTGCCACGACTCTGGCTGTCTATGAGCATTTGATTGAGGGCTTAGAAATGAGGGTTCCGCACAGACAGCTCTAAACTCCCCCAGCCCCAAGTGCTGCTCATGCAGAGCTCTGCGGTTCCTTCGGTGGGGAGGGGGGGCATCCCCAGGGCTGCGTGCCCATGCAAAGGGCTGATCTGCTCCCGGGATGGGGCAGGTGGAAGGGAAGGCTCTGGCTGGGCCGGGTGGAGGAGCATTCCCAGctgtctgtgctcagctccAAACCCTGAGCTCCTGGACTGTGTCTGTATTTCCTCTTTGGGCCCCGTCACCCCTTCACCCCATCCCGCCTCCTTTTCCCTGCGCTTTGGGCAAGGTGAAGGCAGCCTCCATGGCTCCTGCCACGGATGGAGAAAACAAGAGATGAATGCATTTATTGAGTCCATTGAGGGCTCTGCTCACTTCATTCCATTCCCCAGCCCCACcatccagcacagctcccacaCTGGACGTGGCTTTTTACACTCAATGGATGCTCATTTTCACATCCCACACATCAGAGCTGTGCTCGGCGAACCCCACACAAACCCAACCCTCCACAGCCTGGCAGAAAGAGCtggaaactttttaaaaattcatggggaaaaaaaacaactgcagaataCAAAGACGAATTAAGAGAAGCCGACAGCATCGGGGCTGAGTCTGTTTGGTGGTGATACTGCTCGGAATTAAGGCACGATGGTCTTTCTCGTGGCCAGAGGGGAAGAAGAGGGCTCCCAGTGGAGAGGACCCAGCCCGGCGCTGGCGATGCTGAGCAGGGATTGATAACCCAGCACGGGGGGGACGTGGTGCTGCTCTGGGCCGAAAAGCTGCATTTATCCCAGCGATAGCAGCGAGCCAGAGCTGCGGGCCTTGGGGGTAAAAAAGGCTTAAAAACCCATCCTTCATTCAGCAGGCAGCTGAGGAGGCAGGCggagggggaggagaagaaatgGAGGGGGAATTcagagctgggggaggaggaggaggatggggtTGGGTGAAGGGCTCGGGGTGCccaaaaagcactgaaacatcCCAAAATGTGATGGGGATGATGAGGAGGgaggtgctgccagcaggggTTGGGAAATGACTTTGAAATCCAGCTGGGATTTTGCTACCCCCTCCCCACATACCGCCTCTCCCCATGGCTGAGCCACTCTGAGTGACCCGCACTGAGCTCGGGGTCCCCACACTCACGTCCCCCtcctgcacccagtgctgcctgAGGGACGTCTGAAGAATTTGGGCAGGTGGAGCAAACAATGTGATGTGACAACGAGAGCCGCCGGGCACAGCCAAGGGGGGCTGCACGGGCAGGGAGGAGGCTGAAGGCATTGGGGTGGTCCTGCGTGAGGCTGatgtgtggcactgagggagcAGGAGCCCTGCGCCCAGCTGAGCACTGAGCACGGGATGGGTGGCACCTGGGGACACGGCTCTCCACGGAAGTGAACCCAGAGGGCACTGCGTGGACGTGGCCTGGAAGGAAACCAAATTTTGAAACGTCGAACGTTTGATGAAACAGTTGTTGTTTCCCAGCCAACCCCACTTCTGAGCTCATCGATCGCAGGGCCAGAAGGGAGCGTTACGATAATCCGATCTGACACCTCGCACGGCGCGGGCCAGAGGACCTCACTCAATGTGTTCTCCACCAGCCCTCCGTTCCTGAGTGCTGCGTCTGTCAGGAAAGCGCTCATCAGCTCTGTGGCTCTTAGCTGGGGCCTCGGGCGCAGCAATGGGCTTCCCTCACCCTCCCGGCTTTAGAAACGGGGATGACTGTTGTGAGTCCAAGAACAGATTGAGGAATCCCCTTCCCTATTCTTCTCCATGGAGTCAAACCCCTGAGAGCTTGCCGAACCCCGGGGGATGTGCTGTTGGCACCTTGTGGTGATCACCGATGGCCATGCTCTGCTCATCCAACCAAAGAGAAATGTCACTACCCAACGTCTCCATTGACAAGGTGGCCATTGGTTGCCATGCCTTGGTCATCCAACCAAGAAGGGCCACCATCCAACATCTCCCCGTTGATGAGGTGGCCACCAGTGGCCATGCTCTGCTCACCCGACCAAGAAGTGCCACCACCCACCATCTCCCTGTTGATGGGGAGTTTGCCTGCCACATTGCTGAGCAGGGTGCAAAGCGCTAGGATTGAGCTCTGGAAATAATTCAAATTAGGCATGCGTGTAATTACAGATATCTTATCCAAACAGGAGGAGCCTGAACACCAGTGGGTATCTGGGAAGAGATCTCACTGATGCAAAGTGGGATGCGACGCAGTGAACAGGGCAGCCCCAGTGCAGGTTTTGCTCCTGGTGATGGGGAGATGCTGGGTAGAGATGCAGTGAAATACGAGGATGTGATGCCAGAAGGGACCTGGGCAGCGCCTGCAGCTCTTGGGGGCAGGAATGGGGCTTTTCCTCATGGACCACTCATCCAGATCTGGCTCCAGCTGTGGGGCTCAGCCCCCTGAGCCATGCAGCATTGCCTGGAGCCTGCTGAGCCCCACAGTTGCACCATGACAGCTCACATCAGGGCAGGTTTCATGCTCCATGATGGCTCACATCAGGGCAGGTTTCATGCTccctgctgtttgtttttttttcttagatccAAACCACAAagttctgcagctgctcagagccGCGTCCCATGGGTTTGGTGGCATCCCCTGGCCATGGGGATGAGATGGGGAGGGAGGCATCCTGCAGTGGGGCAGGCTCCATGCGATAGGTGAAAGGTGTGGGGAGCTGCTCACGAACGGAAGGCAGCCCCTGCAGCAAACTTTCCTTTGAAATTACCCTGTTGATGAATCTCTCCTCGAGTGACTGGTGATAAATGAAGCGATTATGGGACTGACCTGCCACGGGGCTGAGACTGTGGGAGGGGGCGAGAGATGGGAGCTCAGAGCTTGGGGCCCCCCCAGCACCGCTGCGTTTGGGTTCTTTGCAGCCCctttcccagctcctgcagctcaggatGCGACGGCAGTGCCTGTCCCACCCCGGGGTCGTGCACGGACACGAGGCTCCAGGAGGTGACTCTCAGCTGTGCGTGGTGGTCCCTGCCCGTTCCGGGGCCCGATGCGTGCGAAAAGCAGATTTATTTCTGCCTACGTTTCATATTCTTCACGCTCCGCGGCGTGAGACAAAGGATCAGCTCTTCAATAGAGTCCGAAGAATAAACCTTAAACCTCATCAAATCCAATCCGCCAATAAAAATTGCCTGAACAAAAGGCCGGGGACGGAGGGCGGCGGCGGGGGCCTTTTAGCCACGATAACAAGTTTTCACAAGACTGTTTATCCGCACAATTTGGAACGACACTTAAAATCTCTAATCCCAATAGGCATGAAAGTGCCCGTCCCAGCAGGCAGGTGGGCTGTCCCCAGCCCCGTCCCCGCGCTGCTCGGTGGCCGTCGCATCCGTGGGGGTCACTGGGAACGCGCTGAGACGGGGCAGCTGCAGCCTGAATGCTGCCGTCGGCCTCAAAGCCCCCTCCCCACCcttctcccccatcccacccccTATTCAGCCCTGTtttaaaaggcagcaaaatgGTTACAAGGTTTAAAGCAGAGGCGAGCAAAATGCTGCACAATAGGGAGGACAAAGGAGGGCTCGGGGCTCTGCTCCCTAATCCACAGCCCACGGCGGTGCAGCCACCGGGATTAGGGCCGCTGCCAGGGGCTGCCCCACCGCTGGgttgtggggtgagcccttccCAGTGCTGAGCATCCGTCCCTCGGTGTGGGGCGATGGGACGGGACACGAGCGCGgtgccctggggctgctgctcagtgtgGGGTGGGTTTGGTGGGGGTGGGTTTTGTGGGTGGGGTTTGTGGGGTGGGTGGGTGCCCCCGGGATGCGGCTGGCACGTGGAGGTCTGGTGGACACCTTCCTCCAGCCACGATgtgccacagctctgccaaCACCCAACCAGTCGGATTGCTCTCCTCAAAGTGGGATCCTGGAAGGGTGGGAGTTTGGTGGGGATGCGGGTTGCGGTGACAGCCTGGCAAGGGCACATATGCCGTCGGTGCCATGCCCGGCACTCTGTGCAGTGTCAGCACATCTGTCTGCACCCAAAGGCACCGCTGTGTGTGCAGGATGCCATCGTCCTCACGTGCTGGGATTGGCTCCTGCagggtgctggagcagagggacACACAGTGTGACACTGGGGACAGATCACAGCCGCATGGCTGGGATGCACTGCGCTCCTGCTCTGGGATGCTCGGATAGGAGAAGCATTTCATTGCTGTCATGTGAACATCAGGGGCACTGCTCCCTCCTTTCCCCACACGGTGAGGGCTTTGGGTGCTTTTCGGGCACAGTTTTGGTGGCCAAAAGGAACTGTAAGCAGTGAAGATCTCAGTGCATGTGCTGCtgcacccccagccctgccGCGCCGTCCTCACCGCAGTGACTCTGCTTAGGGCCATCCCCATGTGACCAAAGAAAGCAGCATCACATTTGGCCACGTTGGGCACTTTTTCATCCCCAAAACAAAAGCTCTCCAATAAACCAAACAGCAATGTTGTGCTTTAAATTAGCATTAATTGACAAAGCTcgggcagagctgctgagcaaaTCGTAGCCTTAATGTAAGAACAACAGATTTTCCCCTATTGCTGCTTTGGGTCTGGGCTTTGATTTAGGGTTTTTTCTCCCTCAGCGATGGGGTTGGGCTGCTGTGAGGTGGTGGGGTGACCTCAATACGGGGTGACCACGGCACCTCTAATCCCCTCTTTTAATTGATTACTCTCACCCATCCCCTGCGGCGACGGGAACGGGGACCCACCCTCTATAGATTAGCACCCTTTAGTTTACAGCTCAGCCACTTTTTCAGTCCTTTGCCCTGCAGCAATGCATGAAAATAACGCTAATCTCATTAAGGACAGAAGGGAGCCCTTCAAAGTTTATTAATAATGGGAGCAGACAGGGAGCGAGCTGGGCGCTGGGTCGGGTTTCAAAGCCGGCAGGCGCGGAGGGTTTTTGCTTTGAGCAGAGCTGATGGGCAGCGGGGACAGATCGAGATGGGGACGGTGGCACCTGGGTGTCCCCTCCTGGAAAAACGACCTCCACAAGTCTGATCAACGAGGCCTTCCTTCGGCTTCAAATGCCAGAACAAAGGGGCCctgattaaaggaaaaaaaaaaaaaaggtttttccAAGGGTTGCAGCCCTATTTTTGGTGGTTTTATCCCCTTTGGGTTGAACTGCAGaattcctcctgctcctgcatgcATCAATGAGGGCAGCAACGTGTCAGCCCCAGCTCAGCATCCCTGACCTCAGGGACCTCAAAGGGAAAAGACTCTAAAGGGAGAAGATCCCAAAGGGAGAAGACCTCAGAAGGAGAAGACCTGAAAGGGAGAAGACCTCAAAGGGACAAGATCCCAAAGGGAGAAGagctgaaagagagaaaagctcAAAGGGAGAAGACCTCAAAGGGAGAAGATCCCAAAGGAGAAGACCCCAAAGGAAAAAGTACCCAAAGGGAGAAGCCCCCAGAaggggcagccccagcccagcacacCCCCTGCCCTCTCTGTGCCCCCgttccttctccctccctcccccccgcTGCCCAATTATCACCGTTACACCGCACAGCTGCCAGGACTTTCCTTCCAGGCACACGCCCTGCAGGTTGTGCCCTCACCTCACACCACTGCTGTGAGCCTCAGCGCCCACCCCGACCCCTCCGCTCCATCTGGAGGAGCTTCCATCGCTACTAATTAGCAGGGAGCATCCCAAGGACGCCCGGAATTCAGGGAAGCAGAGCATCCCATAACGGGACACAGGGTCACGCCTGGCACGGCAGGGCGCTGCACACCCAGTTCTCACACCAACACCCCGACCCCACTTTGGGGCTTTGGGGTGCAGCACTGCGGGTCGGGGGGCTGCATGGGGGGGGGTCCCGGGCTGTGATCCCTCCAGGCCCCACCTAATCACCACCGCTCTGCATTATTACCCTGCCTAACGCGgcatgcttttaaataaaatatgcaaagaTTTCTCAAATTATTTCCCCGGGGCAAAAGCGTTTTCTATCTCTGCTCGTGCATGTTAatctgaaaaatgcaaattccGCACACACCCCCATCTGTTGGGGCTTGGCcatttattaacttttttttttttaattgtgaaatgtttcttttataaaaGCCATAGGTTTCGTTATCTCGgctcctgttttatttcatttatgagAAAACAGGAATGGATAAAATACAATCAAACAACCCTggagtgtctgtgtgtgtgtggggggggcTTAGGGCTCACTCAGCACCAGTTTCAGTCGGGGTTGCAGCCATGGGGAGGATCTATatggggagggatggggctgtgcaggggatgT includes:
- the C25H1orf216 gene encoding UPF0500 protein C1orf216 homolog, whose translation is MTCPLSVLNIRGKINNPALAEAVQQLQEKERFKEREKEKHHVQLVMYRRLALLRWIHGLQQKVLEQQDRLQESFDTILDNRKELIRCMQHGAPCPAAAPSP